DNA from Pseudobacteroides sp.:
TAGATGATTAACTCTAACAGCACGAAGTTAACACCTATAATGTTTAGTTTATTCTCCTTTACAGCCATTGCATCCGATGAATTTTCCGGGATTGTGATATCAGGGCTGCTTGAATAATTTGATACATCAGAACTGGGTACACTAGGGAGCAAAACATAGGTGTATGTTTTGGCAGACGGGTTGCTGCCATGATCCAGCAACATCGTCAGGAAGTTTTTTGTATACCGGATCTCAGATCCTGCTCCAGTAACCTCTGACCATGAACCAGTCCTTGCTTCACCAAGTCCCTTAACACTAGCACCTTCAGGAAAGTAATATCCTATGCTGGAATCATCTGAATCTCCCGTTAGATATGCCCACTCAGCACCATTCATGGTTTCAGACCATCCAAGACTTGATGATTTTTGAACACCATTTACTAAAAGTGAATTGCTACCGCTGGAGTTAATTTTTCTGTTTTCAACTATTGCTTCAACAACTTTATTGTCAGTTGATGTAATACCACTTCCAAGACAAACAATTTCATTGTC
Protein-coding regions in this window:
- a CDS encoding polysaccharide lyase family 8 super-sandwich domain-containing protein, with protein sequence MELANADKTQYTYNFWPTVDSYRLPGTTVLQNSKVDERKTSSCSWVGGTDINGIFGVTGMQLKTPGQNLSANKGWFMFDNEIVCLGSGITSTDNKVVEAIVENRKINSSGSNSLLVNGVQKSSSLGWSETMNGAEWAYLTGDSDDSSIGYYFPEGASVKGLGEARTGSWSEVTGAGSEIRYTKNFLTMLLDHGSNPSAKTYTYVLLPSVPSSDVSNYSSSPDITIPENSSDAMAVKENKLNIIGVNFVLLELII